A genome region from Anastrepha ludens isolate Willacy chromosome 3, idAnaLude1.1, whole genome shotgun sequence includes the following:
- the LOC128858584 gene encoding cap-specific mRNA (nucleoside-2'-O-)-methyltransferase 1: MEREENICEENVEPMAKKIKTEWVKSYSDKALLMMTKMGYEKNKGLGKQNQGRLEPIVAVQQDGRKGLGLKADECQLTLESFDISSEVINLPEKFAWITNSSREDWEFDESNNCIVTGPRKQTIEDECLYCDPDILKNILDAKSEFDKLNDNELRRARARSNPFETIRSSIFLNRAAVKMANIDSMCDYMFTNPRDKNGSSLLHGNELLYFADICAGPGGFSEYVLYRKSWEAKGFGFTLRGPNDFKLDKFFAGSPESFDTFYGIRKDGNIFFKDNQDSFAEYVLKHCKSGVHFVMADGGFSVEGQENIQELLSKQLYLCQCLMALKILRVNGSFLCKMFDLFTPFSVGLVYLMYKCFEQISILKPNSSRPANSERYLVCKWKKSDTDSVCKYLDHVNDIFNAADEDVLEIVSRENIMADKTFLDYIVKSNNEIGQNQIVGLRKIAVYCRNIQLRETKQSEIRKRCLELWGLPDKLRQAPESKSSEKLLEEILGDWNDKLLFNFTPTELCTAVQLQNNINSIYDWYFVPIGRGETNINACCMFLCKSKGCLLRYTDSKKWEPVEYIFEVSPRSIFYGEIVYEYTGEGRTQTRVCALHIIDAIMIGGIDIRRLKLSERSRLCQKYALSLNKPYKEGNSGPIRSKCLYKLKEFPNFFNNMSSHVLKDNSTRLGLSLSSENKFFVPGGILLLCEICHNFFSTISNSTQKLYYFDKQTKTSYYKDGMPIEIQNALYASFRNTFQRRLLWKWTNLMQVEEKSKHREKNLLYREDFTTFICNKEKI, encoded by the exons AtggaaagagaagaaaatatttgcGAAGAAAATGTGGAGCCAATGGCGAAAAAGATTAAAACAGAATGGGTTAAAAGTTATTCTGACAAGGCACTACTCATGATGACCAAAATGGGATACGAAAAGAACAAAGGTCTGGGAAAACAGAATCAAGGTCGGCTTGAACCTATTGTTGCTGTACAACAGGATGGCAGAAAGGGGCTGGGGTTAAAAGCAGATGAATGTCAGTTAACTTTGGAATCTTTCGATATTTCCAGCGAAGTAATTAACTTACCTGAAAAATTTGCCTGGATTACTAATAGTTCACGGGAAGATTGGGAATTCGATGAATCCAATAATTGTATTGTCACAGGCCCTCGCAAACAAACGATTGAAGACGAATGCTTATATTGTGAtccagatattttaaaaaatattttagacgcTAAATCGGAATTTGACAAATTAAATGATAATGAGTTAAGACGAGCAAGAGCCCGTTCTAATCCCTTTGAAACAATTCGCAGctcgatatttttgaatagagcCGCTGTTAAAATGGCTAACATCGACTCCATGTGTGATTACATGTTCACCAATCCTAGAGATAAGAATGGATCTTCGTTATTACATGGCAACGAACTTTTGTATTTTGCTGATATATGCGCAG GTCCTGGTGGATTTTCAGAATATGTTCTTTACAGGAAATCGTGGGAAGCAAAAGGATTTGGATTCACTTTACGGGGTCCTAACGATTTCAAGCTAGATAAATTTTTTGCAGGGTCGCCAGAGTCCTTCGACACTTTTTATGGGATAAGAAAAGatggaaatattttctttaaagacAACCAAGATTCCTTCGCAGAATACGTCTTAAAACATTGTAAAAGTGGTGTTCATTTTGTAATGGCGGATGGTGGTTTTTCAGTCGAAGGTCAAGAAAACATTCAAGAATTACTTTCCAAGCAACTATATCTGTGCCAATGTCTAATGGCATTGAAAATACTTCGAGTCAATGGCAGTTTTCTGTGCAAGATGTTTGATTTATTCACTCCATTTAGTGTAGGACTTGTATATTTAATGTATAAATGTTTTGAACAGATATCTATACTGAAACCAAATAGCAGTAGACCAGCAAATTCGGAGAGGTACTTAGTTTGTAAGTGGAAAAAATCTGATACAGATTccgtttgtaaatatttagatCACGTGAATGATATTTTTAATGCGGCTGACGAAGATGTTTTAGAGATTGTTAGCCGAGAGAACATTATGGCTGACAAAACTTTTCTAGATTATATTGTTAAAAGCAATAATGAAATTGGACAAAACCAAATTGTTGGGTTAAGGAAAATAGCAGTATATTGCAGAAATATACAACTGAGAGAAACAAAACAATCTGAAATCCGTAAACGATGTCTTGAGCTGTGGGGTCTTCCAGATAAACTTAGACAAGCCCCAGAATCCAAGTCTTCCGAAAAACTCCTCGAGGAGATTCTAGGAGATTGGAatgataagcttttatttaattttacacctACAGAATTGTGTACCGCAGTACAGTTACAAAACAACATTAATAGCATTTATGATTGGTATTTCGTCCCAATTGGTAGAGGTGAAACTAATATTAACGcttgttgtatgtttttatgtaaaTCTAAAGGGTGTTTACTTCGTTATACTGATAGCAAAAAATGGGAACCAgtagaatatatttttgaagtatCTCCGAGGTCTATTTTTTATGGTGAAATTGTGTATGAATACACTGGCGAAGGTCGGACGCAAACACGAGTATGCGCTTTGCACATTATAGATGCTATTATGATTGGTGGGATAGATATAAGACGCCTAAAACTCTCTGAACGATCTCGTTTATGTCAAAAATATGCTCTCAGCCTTAATAAACCATACAAAGAAGGGAATTCGGGTCCCATTCGAAGCAAatgtttatataaattaaaagagTTTCCTAATTTCTTTAACAATATGAGTTCACATGTACTGAAGGATAATTCAACGCGACTTGGATTATCTTTGTCatcggaaaacaaattttttgttccagGGGGTATTTTACTATTATGTGAGATTTGTCACAACTTCTTTTCAACTATATCAAACTCAAcacaaaaactgtattattttgataagcaaacaaaaacatctTATTATAAAGATGGCATGCCAATTGAGATACAAAATGCTTTATACGCTTCATTTAGAAATACTTTTCAAAGACGATTATTATGGAAATGGACTAATTTGATGCAAGTTGAAGAAAAAAGTAAGCATCGGGAGAAAAATTTACTGTATCGAGAAGATTTTACAACATTTATatgcaataaagaaaaaatatga